GTGCGCTTGAAATAGAAGACCTTGTCGGCCAGGCCGAGCGGCTCGCCGTGCTGGAAGTTGATCTCCATCTGGCCGGCGCCGATCTCGTGGATCAGGGTGTCGACGTCCAGGCCCATCATGTCGCAGTAGTCGTAGATGTCCTCGAACAGCGGATCGAACTCGTTGACGGCGTCGATGCTGTAGACCTGGCGGCTGGTCTCGGAACGGCCGCTGCGGCCGATCGGCGCGGCCAGCGGCAGGTCGGGATCGATGTTCTTGGCGGTGAGGTAGAACTCGAGTTCCGGCGCCACCAGCGGCTTCCAGCCCTTCTGCTCGTACAGCTTGAGCACGCGGCGCAGCACGCTGCGCGGGGCGAAGTCGACCAGGCGGCCGTCGGCGAAATAGCAGTCGTGGATGACTTGCGCGGTCGGGTCGACGGCCCACGGCACCATCGTGATCGTGCCGGGGTCGGCCTTCAGGATCATGTCGCGGTCGGTGGTCGAGATCGCGCGGTCGAAGGCGTCGTCGTTCTCGGGCGAGTTGCCGGTGACGGTCATGCCCAGCACGATTTCCGGCAGGCGCATGCCGCGGTCTTCGGTAAATTTTACACGTGGCAAAATCTTTCCACGGGCAACACCGGTCAGGTCAGGGACCAGGCATTCGATTTCGGTGACTCGCTTGCCGTTGAGCCACTCGTCCATGTCGTTATAAGAAAAATTGTCGCGGATAGCCATGATGATGCCTCTGTTCGTTGAAAGGTCGCGGGCGCGCAAGCGCGGCCCGCAGGGCGCGGGCTTGTCTGAACAGGGAAGCTATGGAACGGAGCGGGCCGCCCATTTTTCATAGGCGGTCATAGACTCTTCCGTTTCTTGGATTGAAAGCGGGCGCGGCAGGCATCGCCGAAGGCGCCGAACATCTTCATCGAGTGCGGGTTCTGGGCAATGCGCCATTCCGGATGCCATTGGACGGCCAGGGTAAAGCCCGGCGAGATCGAGACCGAAAATGCCTCGACCAGGCCGTCCTCCGCCACCGCTTCGACCGTCAGGCCCGGCGCGAGCCCGTTGACGCCCTGGCCATGCAGGGAATTGACGGGGATTTCGTCCTTGCCCAGGATGCCGTGCAGCATCCCGCCTTCGATGATGCGGATCTTGTGCGCGTCGCCGTACTGCTCGTCCATCCCCAGCTCGGGATTCTCGCGGTGGTCGAAATGCCCCGGCACCGCCTGCACCGCCTGGAACAGGCTGCCGCCCAGCGCCACGTTCATTTCCTGGAAGCCGCGGCAGATCGCGATGATCGGAATGCCGCGCTTGACCGCCTCGCGGATCAGCGGCAGCGTGGTCTGGTCGCGCGCCGGATCCTGCGGCAGGGTCGGGTCGAGAACTTCTTCGGAGTAATAACTGGGATGAACGTTCGATGCCGAGCCAGTCAGCATGATGCCGTCGCACAGGTCGAGCATGGTTTCCAGATCGAGCGCCTCGCCCAGCGACGGCAGGATCATGGGGGCGCAATCGGCGCCGATCACGACTGCGTCGACATATTTGTGCTGGGCCGCGTGATACGGATGTTCTCCAAAATCACGGGTACAAGCGGGGACGATAACGATCGGGCGCATGTTCTCTACCTTGAAGTGAGGCGCACACGGACCATCATACTGCAATCTGATCCGAGTGCGAGTGGCCGTTGATCCAAATCAATTAGATCTGATGACGGGATGGGTCCCTGTTCAGAAACCGATAGCAAAATCTTATCGTCAACTGAAGAAGCATGCCAACACGAACCGGCAATGGCAGCGGGCGTATCACCCGGGATGGCCGCCGTGAAGCCCGAGATAGCGCCCTTCCTCGTCGACGTGCGCCGGATCGACGTCCATTTCGCTGTCCGGCATGGCCGTCAACTTGTTGAGGATGATGAAGGCCATCGTTGCGTAAGCGTGCGACAAGGATTCGTCATGGTCGAGCGGGTATTGCGCGTAGCGATAAACTTTGATGGTCATCGATACCTCCAGTACAGTCTGCGTGTCTTTCTAGACTATCACCGAACTTCCGTATTCAGCGGCAAGCCGCAATCGTCAGGTCTTTTCGGACACTGGTTTTCGGCACGACGATCTGCGTTTCCTGCTCCTTGCTCGTCTGCACCTCCGTGGCCCGGATACCGTTGATCGTGAAGCAGGCCGGCGCGGGCACGCCATGCAGCGTGATGCGATACGACCGTTGCGCCGGCGCCCCCGCATAATCGCCGCGCGCGGCGCCGATATGCAGTACGCCGGCGGCGGCGCGGTAGCTGATCGCTGTCGTCATTTGCCTGCCGTGCAGCCGGTAATCCTCGGTGGTGTCGTCGTCCTCGATGAGCTGGCTGTCGCCGTCGGCGCCGCCGTACACGTCGAGTCGCAGCATCGACTTGTCGGCGAACCGGGTGCTGAGTGCGAATGCCTGCCCAGGAATGATCGAGCCCGCTTTCACGAACAGCGCGATTTCATTGGCATCCGGCTTGATGGGAATGACCGTGTCGCCTTGCAGGACATGCTGCGGTCGCCAATAGTCGAACCACTGTCCCGGGGGTAGCCAGACATCCTGCACCTGGTCGGCGCTGGTGAACGGCGCCACCAGCAGACTTGGCCCCCACATGTATTGCAGATCGTATTGCCAGGCTTTTTCCTGCTCCGGGTAGGCGAGCAGCATCGCGCGGGCGATCGGCATGCCGGTGCTGGCGGCTTCGTGCGCGGCCGAATACATGTAAGGCATCAGTTCATAGCGCAGCCTGGCGAACCGGTGGGCGACCGCCTGTTCTTCGCCGCTACGATCGAGCGGCCATCGCGATGGGCCGGCGCCGTGCGGTTTCCAGATCGGCGCGAAGCTGCCGAAGGCCATCGACCATTTCATGTACAGCTCGGCGTCCGGGCCGGTTTTCGCCGTCCAGTCGTAGAAACCGCCGGCATCGTGGCCCCAGTACGGGAATCCCGACAGGCCGGCAAGCTGCATGCCGCGGATCTGCATCTTCATTTCGTCGAAGTTCGGCTTGATATCGCCGCTCCACAAGGTAGCGTAACGCTGCGCGCCGGCGGTCATGCCGCGTACCCAGACATAGGGCCTCTCCTTGATGGCCGATGTATCCCAGCCCTGCTGGACCAGGGCTTTCGAAATCAGGAAGAACCAGTAATTGCGCATTTCGGCCGAACTCAGTCCATTGGCGAGGATCATCGTTTCCGGCGCAGCACCCTGTTCGTCGAATTCGTCGATCCATAATGCGTCGCCCGGATAGTGCAAGGCAGGATCCAGGGACTTCTTGTACAGGATGTCCCAGAACCACTTCCTGAATGCGGGATTGGTCAGGTCCGGCGCGCTCTGGGCGAAATCGATCTTGCCGGGTTCGGGCAGGTTGAAACTCCTGCGCCAGCCTTCGCTGTATTGCGCCACGCAGCGGTTGAAATCGAGCGTCGACACCAGGCCATTGGCCTTCAGCCAGCGCTGGTATTCGCGCGGGTCGGGATACCGGCCCTTGTCCCATTCGATATACGATTCGCAGCGCTTGCCGCCGCCGGCGCGCCAGCGGTTGTCGTTGACGACGTGGTCGAGCGGGAAGCCGGCCGCCCGGTGCGCCATGATCTTCTGCTTCCACCAGGCTTCGTCGGACGGCGTCGGCGAATCGTGGTCGTGGCTCTTGTCCGACAGGGCCAGGCCGAACATCGCTTTGGCCGGCAGGCGCGGCTTGCCGGTCAGTTCGACGTAGTGGGCCAGCACGTCCTTCGGCTGCGGTCCGGCGATGAAGAAATAATCCATGCGGCCATCGAAGCCCAGGGTATCGATGCCGAACTCGTAGTCTCCGTCCTTGCCGAAGTTGAAGAAGTTCTTGAAGGTGCTGTTCAGGAAGACCCCGTAGCCCTTGCTGGAAATATAGAAGGGCACCAGCAGCGGGGCCTGGTCGATCTGGGCGGCGCCGTAATTGCGTGTCAGCGATTGGCCTTTCAGGTCGATCGACTGCGAACGCCCGAAATAACTGTGCCCCAGGGCCGTGAAGTGTTCATGGTCGTCGAATGCAAAGCGCCGCCTGATCACCTGCCCTTGCCATTCGACGCCGCCGCGTTCCTGCAGGACCGGCGCCGGCCGGCCATCGATGAAATAACGGATCGCCAGCGTGTCCTGGTCGATATCGAGTTCGATGGCATTCGGTCCGTCGAGCCTGAGGATCGTCATGCCGTCGCGTCGGCTGACACGGAATGCATTCTTGTAATCGTGCGAGGCCACCATCTCGTAATGATGGTCGTCGAAATATTTTTCGCCGGCGCGCACGCTTTGGATCCGCACGATATTCTGTCCATAAGCAGTCAGGCGCAGCTGCTCGCCGTGCGCGCCGTTCACCAGTACGGTATGCCTGGACGGTGCGTTCTCCCTGGCCGGGGCCGCGCCGGCAGCGGCGGCCGCAACGATCAACATCCCCAGGCTTGCGGCACGGGCGATCGCGCGCATGCGCGTCACGCCGGCGCGCGGAAATGCGGTACGGCCCCTGGTCTTCAAGCTTTTCATCCCTGTCCGCCTTTTTTTCGGTTCGTTCCTGATGCCGCAAGTGCACAACCTGCGCCAGCCCGGCTGAATTGTACAGATCAGCTCGCGAATTGCGGTTCGCAACGCGGACCTGGGAAGCTTCCGCATGCAAGACAGTTGCGTGGGGACGGCCACGGCGTACCCAAAACGGGCCGGCGGATTGCGTGGTATCTTTGTCTTCTAACACGAACAAGCACGAGGAACCCATGCTGAACCTGAAAGATCCTTCCCTGCTGCGCCAGCAAGCGTATATCGATGGCGAATGGTGCGATGCCGTCGAAGGCCAGACCGTGACGGTGACCAATCCGGCCACCGGCGAATCGCTGGGCACCGTACCCCACATGGGCGCGCAGGAAACCCGCCGCGCGATCGAGGCCGCGAACGCCGCCTGGCCGGCATGGCGCAAGAAGACCGCGCGCGAGCGCGCCCTCATCCTGCGCAAGTGGAATGACCTGATGCTGGAAAACGCGGACGACCTGGCGGCCATCATGACCGCCGAACAGGGCAAGCCGCTGGCGGAGGCCAAGGGCGAGGTCGGCTATGCAGCCTCGTTCTTCGAATGGTTCGGCGAGCAGGCCAAGCGCATCGAAGGCGACGTGCTGGAATCGCCGGCGCGCGACCGCCGCCTGATCGTGACCAAGGAGCCGATCGGCGTCTGCGCCGCGATCACCCCGTGGAACTTCCCGTCCGCGATGATTACCCGCAAGGTCGCGCCGGCCCTGGCCGCCGGCTGCCCGATCGTCCTGAAGCCTGCCGAACTGACCCCGTTCTCAGCCCTGGCCCTGGCCGTGCTGGCCGAACGCGCCGGCGTACCGAAAGGCGTGTTCTCGATCGTCATCGGCGATGCGAAAGCAATTGGCGCCGAAATGTGCGCGAATCCGACCGTGCGCAAGCTGAGCTTCACGGGCTCGACCCCGGTCGGCCGCGTGCTGATGGAACAGTGCGCGCCGACGATCAAGAAGCTGTCGCTGGAACTGGGCGGCAACGCCTCCTTCATCGTGTTCGACGATGCCGACCTCGACGCCGCGGTCGAGGGCGCGATCGCCTCCAAATACCGCAACGCCGGCCAGACCTGCGTCTGCGCCAACCGCATCTACGTGCAGGACGGCGTGTACGACGAATTCGCGCGCCGCTTCACCGAGAAGGTCAAGGGACTGAAGGTCGGCAACGGCATGGAGCCGGGCGTGAACCAGGGTCCGCTGATCGAGGACAAGGCCATCGTCAAGGTCGAGAAGCATATCGCCGACGCGCTGGGCAAAGGCGCTCGCCTGCTGCTGGGTGGCAAGCGCCATGAGCTCGGTCACAGCTTCTTCCAGCCGACCGTGCTGGCCGACGTGACGCCCGACATGCTGGTGTCGGACGAGGAAACCTTCGGCCCGGTGGCGCCGCTGTTCCGCTTCAAGACCGAGGAGGAAGTGATCGCCCTGGCCAACAACACCGAATACGGCCTGGCCTCCTACTTCTACTCGCGCGACATCGGCCGCGTATGGCGCGTGGCCGAACAGATCGAGACCGGCATGGTGGGCGTGAACACCGGCCTGATCTCGAACGAGATCGCGCCCTTCGGCGGCGTGAAGCAGTCCGGCCTGGGCCGCGAAGGCTCGAAGTACGGCATGGACGACTAC
This window of the Massilia sp. WG5 genome carries:
- a CDS encoding glutamine synthetase family protein, with amino-acid sequence MAIRDNFSYNDMDEWLNGKRVTEIECLVPDLTGVARGKILPRVKFTEDRGMRLPEIVLGMTVTGNSPENDDAFDRAISTTDRDMILKADPGTITMVPWAVDPTAQVIHDCYFADGRLVDFAPRSVLRRVLKLYEQKGWKPLVAPELEFYLTAKNIDPDLPLAAPIGRSGRSETSRQVYSIDAVNEFDPLFEDIYDYCDMMGLDVDTLIHEIGAGQMEINFQHGEPLGLADKVFYFKRTLREAALKHDMYATFMAKPMAGEPGSAMHVHQSVVDGDTGRNIFSTEDGAPSDLFRWYVGGLQKYMPSAMAIVAPYVNSYRRIVRRTAAPINLQWGVDNRTVGIRVPVSGSQDRRVENRVIGADANPYLALAVTLACGYLGIQDQLEPTPMVEGSAYKMAVELPQGLPEALTLLRGDDRLRDILGERFIDVYSAVKELEHQEFMTVISPWEREHLLLHV
- a CDS encoding gamma-glutamyl-gamma-aminobutyrate hydrolase family protein translates to MRPIVIVPACTRDFGEHPYHAAQHKYVDAVVIGADCAPMILPSLGEALDLETMLDLCDGIMLTGSASNVHPSYYSEEVLDPTLPQDPARDQTTLPLIREAVKRGIPIIAICRGFQEMNVALGGSLFQAVQAVPGHFDHRENPELGMDEQYGDAHKIRIIEGGMLHGILGKDEIPVNSLHGQGVNGLAPGLTVEAVAEDGLVEAFSVSISPGFTLAVQWHPEWRIAQNPHSMKMFGAFGDACRARFQSKKRKSL
- a CDS encoding TIM-barrel domain-containing protein: MKSLKTRGRTAFPRAGVTRMRAIARAASLGMLIVAAAAAGAAPARENAPSRHTVLVNGAHGEQLRLTAYGQNIVRIQSVRAGEKYFDDHHYEMVASHDYKNAFRVSRRDGMTILRLDGPNAIELDIDQDTLAIRYFIDGRPAPVLQERGGVEWQGQVIRRRFAFDDHEHFTALGHSYFGRSQSIDLKGQSLTRNYGAAQIDQAPLLVPFYISSKGYGVFLNSTFKNFFNFGKDGDYEFGIDTLGFDGRMDYFFIAGPQPKDVLAHYVELTGKPRLPAKAMFGLALSDKSHDHDSPTPSDEAWWKQKIMAHRAAGFPLDHVVNDNRWRAGGGKRCESYIEWDKGRYPDPREYQRWLKANGLVSTLDFNRCVAQYSEGWRRSFNLPEPGKIDFAQSAPDLTNPAFRKWFWDILYKKSLDPALHYPGDALWIDEFDEQGAAPETMILANGLSSAEMRNYWFFLISKALVQQGWDTSAIKERPYVWVRGMTAGAQRYATLWSGDIKPNFDEMKMQIRGMQLAGLSGFPYWGHDAGGFYDWTAKTGPDAELYMKWSMAFGSFAPIWKPHGAGPSRWPLDRSGEEQAVAHRFARLRYELMPYMYSAAHEAASTGMPIARAMLLAYPEQEKAWQYDLQYMWGPSLLVAPFTSADQVQDVWLPPGQWFDYWRPQHVLQGDTVIPIKPDANEIALFVKAGSIIPGQAFALSTRFADKSMLRLDVYGGADGDSQLIEDDDTTEDYRLHGRQMTTAISYRAAAGVLHIGAARGDYAGAPAQRSYRITLHGVPAPACFTINGIRATEVQTSKEQETQIVVPKTSVRKDLTIAACR
- a CDS encoding NAD-dependent succinate-semialdehyde dehydrogenase — protein: MLNLKDPSLLRQQAYIDGEWCDAVEGQTVTVTNPATGESLGTVPHMGAQETRRAIEAANAAWPAWRKKTARERALILRKWNDLMLENADDLAAIMTAEQGKPLAEAKGEVGYAASFFEWFGEQAKRIEGDVLESPARDRRLIVTKEPIGVCAAITPWNFPSAMITRKVAPALAAGCPIVLKPAELTPFSALALAVLAERAGVPKGVFSIVIGDAKAIGAEMCANPTVRKLSFTGSTPVGRVLMEQCAPTIKKLSLELGGNASFIVFDDADLDAAVEGAIASKYRNAGQTCVCANRIYVQDGVYDEFARRFTEKVKGLKVGNGMEPGVNQGPLIEDKAIVKVEKHIADALGKGARLLLGGKRHELGHSFFQPTVLADVTPDMLVSDEETFGPVAPLFRFKTEEEVIALANNTEYGLASYFYSRDIGRVWRVAEQIETGMVGVNTGLISNEIAPFGGVKQSGLGREGSKYGMDDYLVIKYICLGGV